A section of the Citrobacter farmeri genome encodes:
- the mzaD gene encoding MZA anti-phage system associated PD-(D/E)XK motif protein MzaD, with product MVRLSKDDLLAAWKALDRSRIDEQPGAQGWRGIRLFTHQNCDFHAGRRQPDNEEMLIVVFPYTLSPGSTALPSCKGFRVEMTGTEGGKLNGLMIRRQQTGNADVFTTMILDILHSLLSVSELRLFETLLRRIRLWQAFMERDTRPLRHEEEVGLIGELTCLERLIETGLESSTAVEAWVGPQHGLQDFERHEQAIEIKSTTAEQGFCVTIHSLEQLDWQRPGSLVLCGLRFSEHPTGDTLNDIVNRLRQRFEGNAQAACLFEGSLCHVGYFSEHAEFYTRHFLLTEAFALPIEEGFPSLTHANVPLPVVGACYQLELQTLIPQAQNFNHCLSDFAGLPHGTY from the coding sequence ATGGTTCGGCTGAGTAAAGACGATTTGCTGGCGGCATGGAAAGCCCTGGATCGATCCCGGATTGACGAGCAACCCGGTGCTCAGGGCTGGCGTGGCATCAGGCTTTTTACGCACCAGAACTGTGATTTTCATGCCGGACGTCGTCAGCCAGATAATGAAGAAATGCTGATTGTCGTCTTCCCCTATACGCTTTCGCCGGGGTCGACGGCGCTGCCGTCCTGTAAAGGATTTCGCGTCGAGATGACCGGAACAGAAGGGGGGAAGCTGAACGGTTTGATGATCCGCCGTCAGCAAACGGGGAATGCGGATGTCTTTACGACGATGATTCTGGATATTCTCCATTCGCTCCTGAGCGTTTCTGAGCTACGCCTGTTTGAAACGCTGCTCCGCCGTATTCGTCTTTGGCAGGCTTTTATGGAGCGAGATACCCGTCCGCTCCGTCATGAAGAAGAGGTGGGGTTAATCGGCGAACTGACGTGTCTGGAACGATTGATCGAGACCGGTCTTGAGTCTTCAACGGCAGTCGAAGCCTGGGTAGGACCGCAGCACGGCCTGCAGGATTTTGAACGACATGAACAAGCCATTGAGATAAAAAGCACCACGGCAGAGCAGGGTTTTTGCGTAACTATCCACTCTCTTGAACAACTGGACTGGCAACGGCCAGGCTCGCTCGTGTTGTGCGGTTTACGCTTCAGCGAGCATCCCACTGGAGATACCCTGAATGACATCGTTAACCGTCTTCGTCAGCGGTTTGAGGGGAACGCTCAGGCGGCTTGTCTTTTCGAGGGATCGCTTTGTCACGTCGGTTATTTCAGCGAGCATGCTGAGTTCTATACGCGTCATTTCTTGCTGACAGAGGCGTTCGCACTCCCCATTGAAGAGGGGTTCCCCTCTTTGACACATGCGAATGTCCCGTTGCCGGTGGTGGGGGCGTGCTATCAGCTCGAACTTCAGACACTTATTCCTCAGGCTCAAAATTTTAACCATTGCTTGTCAGATTTCGCAGGATTACCGCATGGAACTTATTGA